The Bacillus sp. Marseille-Q1617 genome has a segment encoding these proteins:
- a CDS encoding YitT family protein — protein sequence MKIYWQLGFFIIGLLIFSYGISLSIKVQYLGIHPWDVLNIALFEKIGLTIGTWNIIIGAAMITGTLLMKGKYVRVGTIINGVMVGVLVDFFLYFDLLPPQTNAVVDVLLLLTAIVLMGIGGGLYSAAHLGTGPRDGFMLTISDRTGLSISSVRIICECCVLLLGLLLGGPVFIFTFIYTFIQSPIFQKAFLSFTRMLDIRFPSPDRSMKAG from the coding sequence ATGAAAATTTATTGGCAATTGGGCTTTTTTATCATCGGATTACTCATTTTCAGTTATGGCATCAGCTTATCGATCAAGGTGCAGTACTTGGGTATCCATCCGTGGGATGTATTGAATATCGCCTTGTTCGAAAAAATCGGGCTGACGATCGGAACATGGAATATCATCATAGGAGCCGCCATGATAACCGGCACACTTCTCATGAAGGGTAAATATGTACGGGTCGGTACGATCATCAATGGAGTGATGGTAGGTGTCCTTGTGGATTTTTTTCTTTACTTTGACCTGCTGCCTCCTCAAACAAATGCAGTCGTAGATGTACTCCTGCTTCTTACTGCCATTGTTCTGATGGGGATTGGAGGGGGACTATACTCTGCAGCGCATCTGGGAACGGGACCGAGGGATGGTTTCATGCTGACGATTTCAGACAGGACAGGACTCTCGATCAGTTCCGTAAGAATCATTTGTGAGTGCTGTGTGTTGCTTCTGGGACTTCTGCTTGGCGGCCCGGTCTTCATCTTTACTTTCATTTACACTTTCATCCAGAGTCCGATTTTCCAGAAGGCATTTCTATCGTTTACCCGCATGCTGGACATACGGTTTCCGAGCCCTGACCGGAGTATGAAGGCCGGTTGA
- a CDS encoding GAF domain-containing sensor histidine kinase, with translation MNEEALSNIELLKEIAEFLNNETDQCDMLHGALKKLIKGTSFTTGWIFFIEEGGKHQLASYEDLPESLKHNGCELMHNGGCWCVNRFRKGKLTKASNIIECQRIEKAIEENRGKTDDITYHATVPLQSGDEAYGLLNVAAPHKTHFSKDELALLESVAFQIGSAIKRIALTKKEQEVALLAERNRLARDLHDSVNQLLFSLTLTARGGAEMTSDEEVKETFLTVQTLAQEALSEMRALIWQLRPHGLENGLVEAAKGYSEMLGLTLESRVEGVISLSSKVEEVLWRVSQEALNNCKKHSGVKNISYLLKDDGNMIALLIEDQGFGFQYDEGQPLPSIGIESMKERVKSLGGTFHLKSALGKGTILMVKIPY, from the coding sequence ATGAATGAGGAGGCACTTTCAAATATCGAGCTTTTAAAAGAAATCGCCGAATTTCTTAATAACGAAACCGACCAGTGTGATATGCTCCATGGTGCCTTGAAGAAATTAATCAAAGGCACGAGCTTTACGACAGGATGGATCTTTTTTATTGAAGAAGGCGGAAAGCATCAGCTGGCGTCTTATGAAGATCTTCCGGAATCGCTGAAACATAACGGTTGTGAATTGATGCATAACGGCGGGTGCTGGTGTGTCAATCGCTTTCGCAAAGGGAAGCTGACGAAGGCCTCGAATATCATCGAATGTCAACGGATAGAAAAAGCCATCGAAGAGAACAGGGGAAAAACCGACGATATCACCTATCACGCCACAGTCCCCCTGCAATCCGGTGACGAAGCTTATGGATTGTTGAATGTAGCGGCTCCTCACAAAACCCATTTTTCAAAAGACGAATTGGCACTGTTGGAATCAGTCGCCTTTCAAATTGGCTCAGCGATAAAACGGATTGCCCTCACTAAAAAAGAACAGGAAGTTGCACTTCTTGCGGAAAGAAACAGGCTGGCAAGGGATCTTCATGACTCTGTGAATCAATTACTATTCTCGCTTACCCTGACAGCCAGAGGCGGTGCTGAGATGACAAGTGATGAAGAAGTGAAGGAAACGTTTCTAACCGTTCAGACCCTCGCCCAGGAAGCTTTATCGGAAATGCGCGCCCTTATCTGGCAGCTGCGGCCCCATGGACTGGAGAATGGGTTGGTGGAAGCGGCAAAAGGCTATTCTGAAATGCTCGGCCTGACTCTCGAATCACGTGTGGAAGGCGTCATTTCTTTAAGTTCCAAAGTCGAAGAAGTCCTCTGGAGGGTCAGTCAGGAAGCACTGAATAACTGTAAAAAACACTCAGGTGTGAAGAATATCAGCTATCTTTTAAAAGACGATGGAAATATGATTGCCCTTTTGATAGAAGATCAAGGCTTCGGATTTCAATACGATGAAGGACAGCCGCTTCCCTCCATCGGGATTGAAAGCATGAAGGAACGGGTGAAGAGCCTTGGGGGAACATTTCATTTAAAGAGTGCACTTGGAAAAGGAACAATATTAATGGTGAAAATACCATATTAG
- a CDS encoding 3-hydroxybutyrate dehydrogenase, producing MVNEKVVFITGAARGIGFEIGEHFAQNGAKVVLSDINQEGLDEAVEDLKDRGFDAIGVKCDVTSEDEVKAGIDKTVEHYGRIDVLINNAGIQHVAPIEEFPIEKFELLIKIMLTAPFIATKFAFPHMKKQKFGRIINMASINGLIGFAGKAAYNSAKHGVIGLTKVSALEGAEHGITVNAMCPGYVDTPLVRNQLQDISTTRGVPLEKVLEDVIYPLVPQKRLLSVEEIADYTMFLASDKAKGVTGQAVVLDGGYTAQ from the coding sequence ATGGTAAATGAAAAAGTGGTATTTATCACCGGTGCTGCGCGCGGCATCGGGTTTGAAATCGGCGAACATTTTGCACAAAACGGGGCTAAGGTTGTATTATCGGATATCAATCAGGAAGGGCTTGATGAAGCCGTTGAGGATTTGAAAGACAGAGGGTTCGATGCCATCGGGGTCAAGTGTGATGTGACGAGTGAAGATGAAGTGAAAGCAGGAATCGATAAAACCGTTGAACACTATGGACGGATCGATGTCCTCATTAACAATGCCGGCATTCAGCATGTCGCTCCAATCGAAGAATTTCCCATTGAGAAATTTGAGCTGCTCATCAAAATCATGCTGACGGCCCCATTCATCGCGACCAAGTTTGCTTTTCCTCATATGAAAAAGCAAAAATTCGGGCGTATCATCAATATGGCTTCCATCAACGGTCTGATCGGTTTTGCTGGTAAGGCTGCCTACAACAGCGCAAAACACGGTGTCATCGGACTGACAAAGGTATCTGCACTCGAAGGAGCAGAACACGGTATCACGGTTAATGCAATGTGCCCGGGATATGTGGACACACCTCTTGTGCGGAATCAGCTTCAGGACATCTCAACAACAAGAGGAGTCCCTCTCGAAAAAGTGTTGGAAGATGTCATTTATCCGCTCGTACCGCAAAAAAGATTACTGTCGGTAGAGGAAATCGCTGATTATACAATGTTCCTCGCAAGCGATAAGGCGAAAGGTGTCACTGGGCAGGCTGTCGTTTTGGATGGAGGATATACCGCCCAATAA
- a CDS encoding NADPH-dependent FMN reductase: protein MNIVIINGSPRKRGRTGIAARFMARTYNADLIDLSDGTLPLYTGEQEQAEVSSVQSLKQKVKKADAVILASPEYHSGMSGALKNALDFLSSEQFAHKPVALLACAGGGKGGINCLNNLRIVARGVYANVVPKQLVLDPHCFDYDHDGLLEEPAKLVDDMVQELKVYVKAAEIVQNEAPAK from the coding sequence ATGAACATCGTGATCATTAATGGAAGCCCGAGAAAAAGGGGACGCACAGGCATTGCAGCCCGTTTCATGGCAAGAACCTATAATGCTGATTTGATTGATCTCAGTGATGGGACACTGCCTCTTTACACTGGTGAACAGGAGCAGGCGGAGGTTTCGTCCGTACAGTCCCTGAAACAAAAAGTGAAAAAAGCAGATGCGGTCATATTAGCTTCCCCCGAATATCACAGCGGCATGAGCGGGGCTTTGAAGAATGCACTCGATTTCTTGAGCAGCGAGCAATTTGCGCATAAACCAGTGGCACTGCTTGCGTGTGCAGGAGGAGGAAAAGGCGGGATCAACTGTCTGAACAACCTCAGGATAGTGGCACGCGGCGTCTATGCGAATGTTGTCCCAAAACAGCTTGTCCTCGATCCGCACTGCTTTGATTATGACCATGACGGGTTGTTGGAGGAGCCGGCAAAACTGGTGGATGATATGGTTCAGGAATTGAAAGTGTATGTGAAGGCGGCGGAGATTGTACAGAATGAAGCGCCTGCTAAATAA
- a CDS encoding response regulator transcription factor: protein MTIRILIADDHHVVRRGLVFFLKTQKDLEIVGEAKNGAEAVELADSLQPDLILMDLMMPVKDGIEATKEIKKKHGSGIQVLMLTSFSDQNHVIPAIEAGAAGYQLKDIEPDELVASIRKLLSGENSLHPKATNHLLTRISKQDPPHKIHALTKREKDVLVELTKGKSNKEIASSLFITEKTVKTHISNIFSKLEVSDRTQAALYAVKHNLA from the coding sequence ATGACGATTCGTATCTTGATTGCAGACGATCATCACGTAGTGAGAAGGGGGCTTGTTTTCTTTTTAAAAACTCAAAAGGATTTAGAAATTGTAGGTGAAGCAAAGAATGGGGCAGAAGCCGTTGAATTGGCGGATAGCTTACAGCCTGACCTGATCTTGATGGACCTCATGATGCCGGTCAAGGATGGAATCGAAGCAACGAAAGAAATCAAAAAGAAGCATGGCAGCGGCATCCAGGTTCTGATGCTGACGAGTTTTTCAGATCAAAACCATGTCATCCCTGCAATCGAAGCCGGGGCCGCGGGATATCAATTAAAGGATATTGAGCCGGATGAGCTGGTTGCAAGTATCAGAAAGCTTTTATCAGGGGAAAACTCACTCCATCCCAAAGCCACCAATCATCTGCTGACGAGAATTTCAAAACAAGACCCCCCACATAAAATCCATGCTCTTACAAAAAGGGAAAAAGATGTTTTGGTGGAGCTGACGAAAGGGAAGAGTAATAAAGAAATTGCTTCAAGCTTGTTTATAACGGAAAAGACGGTCAAGACCCATATATCAAACATATTCTCAAAGCTTGAAGTATCTGATCGGACACAAGCGGCACTTTATGCAGTGAAACATAATCTGGCTTGA
- a CDS encoding MFS transporter translates to MASKSFRHLWIGQALANMGDILYIVALISLIHTVTGSPVLLTAVPLVITFSRFISSVMAPLLLNRSQMKFLIAYSQLAKTLLLILFLAMVLFSLGNVWLYLAVASMISFLDGWALPARNAYIPFIVKREELMGANGFLSTVDQTIQFSSWALGGLLLALLNESLLFVLVILLFLASTLYMLKLPAIPGTTLQQKKYWWKEFGEGWTEVRKNERLRNIFFIYGLESAAGAVWIAAVLYLYVDLVLHRSEAWWGFINSSFFIGLVLASYLVFKLHGFFSRRRDVWLPVCMIMTSLATLVFAWNEAALFALVLSLIFGAFDQIKTIVLQTYLQENSPHEEIGKVYASQGALTTLLFGLSSLGVGMLLEITSVQIIFSVSAFLLLLTLIPIQALRKG, encoded by the coding sequence ATGGCTTCGAAATCATTTCGACATCTTTGGATCGGTCAGGCACTGGCGAATATGGGGGATATCTTGTACATTGTGGCATTGATTTCCCTGATTCATACGGTTACGGGTTCACCGGTATTGTTGACCGCAGTGCCGTTGGTGATTACCTTTTCGAGATTTATCAGCAGTGTGATGGCACCGCTGTTATTGAATCGTTCACAAATGAAGTTCTTGATTGCGTATTCTCAGCTTGCAAAAACATTGCTGCTCATTCTTTTCTTGGCGATGGTTTTATTTTCTTTGGGGAATGTGTGGCTTTATTTAGCCGTTGCAAGTATGATCTCATTTTTGGACGGATGGGCTCTGCCTGCCAGAAACGCCTATATACCCTTTATCGTGAAAAGGGAAGAACTGATGGGGGCGAATGGTTTTTTATCGACCGTGGATCAAACCATTCAATTCTCCAGCTGGGCACTTGGCGGATTATTGCTCGCATTATTGAATGAAAGCCTCTTATTCGTACTTGTCATACTGCTGTTTCTTGCCAGTACGCTGTATATGCTCAAGCTTCCGGCCATTCCGGGCACCACCCTGCAGCAAAAGAAATACTGGTGGAAAGAATTTGGGGAAGGCTGGACTGAAGTGAGAAAGAATGAACGGCTGAGAAATATATTCTTCATATATGGTCTGGAATCTGCAGCCGGGGCAGTTTGGATTGCGGCTGTTCTTTATCTTTATGTGGATCTGGTCCTGCACCGGAGTGAAGCTTGGTGGGGGTTCATAAACAGCAGTTTTTTCATCGGTTTGGTACTTGCCTCTTATCTTGTATTCAAACTGCATGGCTTTTTTTCAAGAAGAAGGGACGTTTGGCTGCCGGTATGCATGATCATGACATCACTCGCAACACTGGTTTTTGCCTGGAACGAAGCGGCCCTTTTCGCACTGGTTCTCTCCTTGATCTTCGGTGCCTTCGATCAGATAAAGACCATCGTCCTGCAAACATATCTTCAGGAAAACTCGCCTCATGAAGAGATTGGGAAAGTTTATGCTTCGCAGGGAGCTTTGACGACGCTTTTATTTGGGCTGTCATCTTTAGGGGTGGGGATGCTCTTGGAAATCACCAGTGTACAAATCATTTTTTCCGTATCCGCATTCCTGCTATTGCTGACTCTGATTCCGATACAAGCGTTAAGAAAAGGATAA
- a CDS encoding SpoVR family protein, producing the protein MNQEEQKQLQKAIGEITEIASGFGLDFYPMRYEICPADIIYTFGAYGMPTRFSHWSFGKQFHKMKLQYDLGLSKIYELVINSNPCYAFLLDSNSLIQNKLIVAHVLAHCDFFKNNVRFQNTKRDMVESMAATADRVRRYEIEHGKREVENFLDAVLAIDEHIDPSLMRPKLSWTMDDVEWVEEEVNPVTPYDDLWSLDEKPKKRKTKKVKKKFPPQPEKDLLLFIEQYSRELSDWQRDILTMMREEMLYFWPQLETKIMNEGWASYWHQRIIREMDLTSGEAIEFAKLNAGVVQPSRTGINPYYLGLKIFEDIEERYNNPTEEMKNRGVKPGSGRDKMFEVREIESDISFLRNYLTKDLVMREDMYLFQKQGKDYKIVDKEWTAVRDQLVSMRVNGGFPYITVTDGDYMKSGELYLKHWYEDVELDIKYLEKVLPYVHRLWGRPVHIETHVENRDMLFTYDGRSVQRKYL; encoded by the coding sequence ATGAACCAAGAGGAACAAAAGCAATTGCAGAAAGCGATTGGTGAAATTACCGAAATAGCTTCCGGATTCGGCCTCGACTTTTATCCGATGAGATATGAAATCTGTCCTGCTGACATTATTTATACATTTGGTGCCTATGGGATGCCGACTCGTTTCTCTCACTGGAGCTTCGGGAAACAATTTCATAAAATGAAGCTCCAATATGATTTGGGTCTCAGTAAAATTTATGAGCTTGTCATCAATTCAAATCCATGCTATGCATTTCTATTGGATTCCAATTCATTGATTCAAAATAAGTTGATTGTTGCGCACGTACTCGCGCATTGCGATTTCTTTAAAAACAATGTGAGGTTTCAAAATACAAAACGGGATATGGTGGAGAGCATGGCGGCGACAGCCGATCGTGTAAGAAGGTATGAAATTGAACATGGAAAGCGGGAAGTGGAAAACTTTCTCGATGCCGTTCTCGCCATAGATGAACATATCGATCCATCCTTGATGAGGCCGAAGCTTTCATGGACGATGGATGATGTGGAATGGGTGGAGGAAGAAGTGAATCCAGTCACTCCTTATGATGATTTATGGTCGCTTGATGAGAAACCCAAAAAGCGTAAAACCAAGAAAGTGAAAAAGAAGTTTCCGCCGCAGCCGGAGAAAGACCTCCTTCTGTTCATTGAGCAATACAGCCGTGAATTGTCAGATTGGCAAAGGGACATCCTGACAATGATGAGGGAAGAGATGCTGTATTTCTGGCCTCAGCTTGAAACCAAGATCATGAATGAAGGCTGGGCTTCTTACTGGCATCAGCGGATCATCCGTGAGATGGACCTGACAAGCGGTGAAGCAATTGAATTTGCCAAGCTGAATGCAGGAGTCGTGCAGCCATCGCGTACTGGAATCAACCCGTATTATCTGGGGTTGAAAATATTTGAAGATATTGAAGAACGGTATAATAACCCGACGGAAGAAATGAAGAATCGGGGCGTGAAACCAGGCTCGGGACGAGATAAAATGTTTGAGGTGCGGGAAATTGAATCAGATATCTCCTTTTTACGCAATTATTTAACGAAAGATCTTGTGATGAGGGAGGATATGTACCTCTTCCAGAAGCAGGGCAAGGACTATAAGATTGTGGATAAGGAATGGACGGCTGTACGTGATCAGCTTGTAAGCATGAGGGTCAATGGAGGATTCCCATATATTACGGTGACTGATGGTGACTATATGAAGAGCGGGGAATTATATCTGAAACATTGGTACGAAGACGTAGAGCTCGATATCAAGTATTTGGAGAAAGTGCTGCCGTATGTCCACCGTCTCTGGGGCAGGCCTGTCCATATCGAAACACATGTGGAGAACCGCGATATGCTGTTTACGTATGATGGAAGAAGTGTGCAGAGGAAGTATCTATAA
- a CDS encoding aldo/keto reductase family oxidoreductase, which yields MERIALNENLSFSRIVHGLWRLSEWDQSKEETLSLIQYNLENGITTFDHADIYGSYTCEEMFGDALSLKPSLREEMEIVTKCGIVLPSKNRPHHQTHHYNTSKQHILYSVEQSLKNLRTDYIDVLLIHRPDPFMDGEEVAEAFTQLKEQGKVRHFGVSNFKEHQWNMLQSYLPFPLVTNQIELSAYQLENFEDGTLNLCQEKRVAPMAWSPLAGGNIFTGQDEKAVRLRETLKKIQVETEAEGIDSLLYAWLLNHPAGIMPIVGSGKKERIQKAIDSLELKLNHDQWFEILQSSMGHDVP from the coding sequence ATGGAAAGAATCGCACTGAATGAAAATCTATCTTTTTCCCGCATCGTACATGGATTATGGAGACTTTCAGAATGGGATCAATCAAAGGAAGAGACATTATCATTGATTCAATACAATCTTGAAAACGGCATTACTACATTTGACCATGCTGATATTTATGGCTCTTACACTTGTGAGGAGATGTTCGGGGATGCGCTTTCTCTGAAACCATCTCTCAGAGAAGAGATGGAAATTGTAACGAAATGCGGCATCGTGCTTCCATCTAAAAACCGTCCACATCACCAAACGCACCATTACAATACAAGTAAACAGCATATATTGTATTCTGTGGAACAATCATTGAAAAATCTGCGCACTGATTATATCGATGTACTGCTCATACACCGCCCTGACCCGTTCATGGATGGTGAAGAAGTAGCCGAAGCCTTTACCCAGCTGAAGGAACAAGGAAAGGTCCGCCATTTCGGAGTATCCAATTTCAAAGAACATCAATGGAACATGCTGCAATCATACCTGCCATTTCCATTGGTGACTAACCAGATTGAGCTATCCGCTTACCAGCTTGAAAATTTTGAAGATGGCACACTGAATCTCTGTCAGGAAAAAAGGGTGGCACCGATGGCTTGGTCCCCGCTTGCAGGTGGAAATATCTTCACCGGTCAAGATGAGAAAGCCGTCCGCTTGCGCGAAACTCTGAAGAAAATCCAAGTTGAGACAGAAGCAGAAGGTATCGACTCCCTTCTTTATGCCTGGTTGTTGAATCATCCTGCAGGCATTATGCCGATTGTCGGTTCAGGAAAAAAAGAACGCATACAGAAAGCGATCGACTCTTTAGAGCTGAAATTGAATCATGATCAGTGGTTTGAGATTCTGCAAAGCTCCATGGGTCATGACGTTCCATAA
- a CDS encoding Fur-regulated basic protein FbpA, with protein MLHQESKPNNVKSTELKKDFYIQQLLRIGVYKYFGKQLYELSMSELQEVYIEYYVSNNDLIS; from the coding sequence ATGCTGCACCAGGAAAGTAAACCAAACAATGTGAAATCAACTGAATTGAAAAAAGACTTTTATATACAACAACTATTGAGAATAGGCGTTTATAAATATTTTGGCAAACAGCTTTACGAATTATCGATGAGCGAACTTCAGGAAGTATACATTGAGTATTATGTAAGCAATAACGATCTAATAAGTTAA
- a CDS encoding YhdB family protein, which produces MNKVDYDRALYYTHRSEWDNLLILMVRTKDDLLSKRIEQFLHAYHFSKDYTVVERNLYTLLRYIEHANYTFSVEQPLEETFAEM; this is translated from the coding sequence GTGAACAAAGTCGATTATGACCGGGCCTTGTACTACACCCACCGATCAGAATGGGATAACCTGCTTATTCTGATGGTAAGGACGAAGGATGACCTCCTTTCGAAAAGAATTGAACAATTCTTGCACGCCTATCACTTTTCAAAGGATTATACCGTTGTTGAACGGAATCTTTACACACTACTGCGTTATATCGAACATGCAAATTACACCTTCAGTGTCGAGCAACCACTAGAGGAAACATTTGCAGAAATGTAA
- a CDS encoding DUF3889 domain-containing protein, whose translation MKKSMMMMTAVFFLLFSSNVQAQQPQPSDYEKFGRIATAVIKEDYPGQPLKDYKYQGRQKIDENKLADSFEFTVQDNNAEKVVMVKVVHDLDNEKTLSISVEEKK comes from the coding sequence ATGAAAAAATCAATGATGATGATGACAGCGGTATTTTTTCTTTTATTTTCAAGTAATGTGCAGGCACAGCAGCCGCAGCCTTCCGATTATGAGAAGTTCGGCCGGATAGCGACAGCTGTCATAAAGGAAGATTACCCTGGACAGCCTTTAAAGGACTATAAGTATCAAGGACGTCAAAAGATTGATGAAAATAAGCTTGCGGACTCTTTTGAATTCACCGTACAGGATAATAATGCAGAGAAGGTCGTAATGGTTAAAGTGGTACATGATCTAGACAATGAGAAGACGTTGAGCATTTCTGTAGAAGAGAAGAAATAG
- a CDS encoding phosphotransferase enzyme family protein — protein MIDLLPNWNLEKVNIISLQSNIMKVTSGGNTFYLKKRNGTSSTERLEEYLITQYLVRKGFPVETPLLTNKGEVFINSDESFYSLYASLDGTSFYNSSFVTSQHSFSLGVYLARFHQALERYPYKKETAVWNVYGYLKSWLSVPNPELNEWGKRVYAGIAQHERLYEQLPPQLVHSDLHLRNFLWQGQDISGLVDFERIRIAPRVADIAYLITSILRDTGRQSDPTHSLKKIHQILKGYTKNKKLRKREILSIPPLVILFFLQYTLFYSQRGHMKEVEYHVNKVDFMISDTRYLESLTDF, from the coding sequence ATGATAGACCTTTTACCGAATTGGAATCTTGAAAAAGTGAACATCATCAGTCTTCAATCCAACATAATGAAAGTTACCTCTGGAGGGAACACATTCTATTTAAAAAAGAGAAATGGAACCTCCTCGACTGAACGCTTGGAAGAATACCTCATCACACAGTATTTGGTCCGAAAAGGCTTTCCTGTAGAAACACCACTTTTGACCAATAAAGGAGAAGTGTTCATCAACTCAGATGAAAGCTTTTATTCCTTATATGCTTCCCTTGATGGGACTTCATTCTATAACAGCAGTTTCGTGACTTCTCAACATTCTTTTTCGCTCGGAGTTTATCTGGCAAGATTTCACCAAGCGTTAGAAAGGTATCCGTATAAAAAGGAAACAGCAGTTTGGAATGTTTATGGATATTTGAAAAGCTGGCTCTCTGTACCAAATCCCGAATTGAATGAATGGGGAAAAAGAGTATACGCTGGAATCGCCCAGCATGAACGGCTATATGAACAACTGCCTCCACAGCTAGTACACAGCGACTTGCATTTACGTAATTTTTTGTGGCAGGGACAGGATATCAGCGGACTTGTCGACTTTGAAAGAATCAGGATAGCTCCCCGTGTGGCAGATATCGCCTACCTAATCACTAGTATCCTGCGAGATACGGGAAGACAGTCTGATCCCACCCATTCTCTTAAGAAAATACACCAAATCCTTAAGGGATACACCAAAAATAAAAAGTTAAGGAAAAGGGAAATACTCTCCATTCCACCCCTGGTCATTCTTTTCTTTCTTCAATATACGTTATTTTACTCACAACGGGGTCATATGAAAGAGGTCGAATATCATGTGAATAAAGTTGATTTTATGATTAGCGATACAAGGTATTTGGAATCACTTACCGACTTCTGA
- a CDS encoding GntP family permease, protein MTSIIVGLLLLMLLAYLGWSIIWIAPLVAGLVALMSGLDLLPAYTETYMTGFVDFAKEWFPVFLFGAIFGKLMEDVGAAQSVAYKITSIIGKDRAILGVLIAAAVLTYGGVSLFVVVFAIYPLAIAMFREADITRKLLPPVFVLGAFTFTMTAIPGTPQIQNLIPMDYFKTTPTAAPIIGIVGGLIMAAGGYFYLRWRQSMFTKKGDTFTEPKEGNEVKEINKDELPNFYLSFLPLVIVVVTLNVFDWNILTSLLVGILAILLINFKHFKKFIASINGGAKGSVMAVINTSAAVGFGAVVTAAPGFKTLTNLILGIKGNPVISEAIAVQVLAAITGSASGGMGIALEALGDKYYELSQTTGISAEAFHRIASISSGASILPHNGALLTLFAVTGLTHKDSYLDVAVVGLLIPTVAEIVSIILANMGIY, encoded by the coding sequence ATGACTAGCATTATTGTTGGATTACTCCTGCTTATGTTATTGGCTTATTTGGGCTGGTCCATCATCTGGATCGCCCCGTTGGTGGCAGGATTGGTTGCTCTCATGAGTGGACTGGATCTGCTGCCTGCATATACAGAAACCTATATGACAGGCTTTGTGGATTTTGCAAAAGAATGGTTTCCGGTGTTTCTCTTCGGGGCCATTTTCGGAAAGCTGATGGAAGATGTGGGGGCTGCGCAATCTGTAGCTTATAAAATTACGAGCATCATCGGAAAGGACCGTGCGATTCTGGGGGTGCTCATTGCAGCAGCCGTCTTGACTTACGGGGGCGTCAGCCTGTTCGTGGTGGTCTTTGCAATCTATCCTTTGGCCATCGCCATGTTCAGGGAGGCAGACATTACGAGGAAACTGCTGCCCCCGGTCTTTGTGCTTGGGGCCTTCACCTTTACGATGACAGCGATTCCCGGTACACCTCAAATTCAGAACTTGATACCGATGGATTATTTTAAGACGACCCCGACCGCCGCACCCATCATCGGGATTGTCGGGGGATTGATCATGGCGGCAGGTGGATATTTTTATCTAAGATGGCGTCAAAGCATGTTCACGAAAAAAGGAGATACGTTCACAGAGCCTAAAGAAGGCAACGAAGTAAAGGAAATAAATAAAGATGAGCTGCCTAATTTCTATTTGTCCTTTTTACCGTTAGTGATTGTTGTCGTTACCTTGAATGTTTTTGATTGGAATATCTTAACTTCCCTGCTGGTGGGGATCCTTGCCATACTATTGATAAATTTCAAGCATTTCAAGAAATTCATCGCATCCATAAACGGTGGTGCCAAAGGTTCTGTCATGGCGGTCATCAATACAAGTGCCGCTGTTGGATTCGGTGCCGTGGTCACTGCCGCTCCTGGTTTCAAGACGCTGACGAATTTGATTCTTGGCATCAAGGGAAACCCGGTTATTTCAGAAGCCATCGCCGTCCAGGTGCTGGCTGCGATTACAGGTTCTGCTTCGGGAGGGATGGGCATTGCACTCGAGGCATTGGGTGATAAATATTATGAGCTCTCCCAGACAACCGGAATCAGTGCAGAAGCCTTTCACAGAATCGCTTCCATCTCATCCGGTGCATCCATCCTGCCTCATAACGGGGCACTGCTGACACTGTTTGCAGTGACTGGCCTAACCCACAAAGACTCATATCTAGATGTAGCAGTTGTCGGTTTATTAATTCCGACTGTAGCTGAAATTGTCTCCATCATTTTAGCGAATATGGGCATTTATTAA